The Alloyangia pacifica DNA segment CCGATGACCGCGGCGAACAGCCCGGCGATGGAGCCGGTGACGAAACTGACCACGGTGGCCGCGCTGGCGACGAGGATGGTGGTCTGCCCGCCCCAGATCAGCCGCGACAGCAGATCGCGCCCGATGTTGTCGGTGCCGAGCAGGAAGGCACCGGAGGCTGGCTCCCAGACGTCGCCGACAACTTCGCTGACGCCGTAGGGCGCGATGAGCGGTGCGGCGATGGCGCTGAAGAGGAAGAGCGCGGTGATGACAAGCCCGATCAGGGCGGGAATGGGAACACGGCTCATTTGGGGTGCCTCAGTCTTGGGTTCGCCAGGATCGACACGATGTCCGCGACCATGTTCAGGACGATGTAGACCGCCGCGAAAATGAGGCCGCAGGCTTGCACCACCGGCACGTCGCGCTTGGAGACGTGGTCGACGAGGTATTGGCCCATCCCGGGGTAGACGAAGACCACCTCGACCACGACGACGCCGACGACGAGATAGGCCATGTTGAGCATGACCACGTTGACGATCGGCGCAATGGAGTTCGGGAAGGCGTGGCGCCAGATCACCGCGGAGCGGCGGATCCCCTTTAACTCGGCGGTCTCGATATAGGCGGATTGCATGACGTTGAGCAGCGCGGCGCGGGTCATGCGCATCATGTGCGCCAGAACCACCATGACCAGCACCGCGACTGGCAGCGAGATGGCGTGCAGCTTTTCCAGAAGGCTCATGCGGTCGTTGAGCATAGCCACCGAGGGCGCCCATCCGAGCTGCACGGCGACATAGTACATCAAGATGTAGCTCATCATGAACTCCGGCACCGAGATCGCCGAGAGCGTCGCGGCCGAGATCAGCTTGTCCGGCCAGCGGCCGCGGTAGAGCACCGAGACCAGACCCAGGATGATCGCCAGCGGCACCGAGATCAGCGCGGCCCAAGAGGCAAGGAAGAGCGTGTTGCCCAGCCGTTCCGAGATCGCGCCGGCGATGTCGCGGCCATTGCTGAGCGAGGTGCCGAGATCGCCCTGCAGGATCCCTGCGAGCCACGTGACGTAGCGCTGGGTGGCGGGCACGTTGAGCCCCAGTTCCTCGCGCAGGTTGGCAAGGGATTCCGGCGTGGCGGTCTGGCCGAGGATCGCCTGCGCGACATCCCCGGGGAGGATTTGCGTGCCGAGGAAGATCATGATCGACACGAGGAATATGAGCAGCAGACCCAGCGCGATACGCTGGGCCACAAGTTTCGCGATGTAGGCGTTCATGCGGGCGGCCTCAGGCCAGCCAGCACTTGTGCGGCGCCAGCCCGTTCATGAGTTCCAGAACGCCGCTCTCTTCCCAACCCCGGATCTGGTCGCTCACGCCCTCGATGAAGTCGTTGAACATGGGGCAGATGAGCCCGCCCTCATCGGCCAGGATATCGGCCATCTCACGGTAGAGCTGCCTGCGCTTGTCCTGGTCCAGTTCGCCGCGGGCGGCGATCAGCTTGGCATCGAAGTCGGCATTGTCGAAGCGGGTGTCGTTCCAGTCAGCGGTCGACAGGTAGGCCGTGGCGTACATCTGGTCCTGCACAGGGCGGCCGGACCAGTAGGATGCGCAGAAGGGCTCGACATTCCACACGTCCGACCAGTAGCCGTCATCGGGCTCGCGGCTGATCTCGAGCGGGATGCCGCAGGCGCGCGCGCTTTCCTGGAACAGCTGCGCCGCGTCGACCGCGCCCGGGAACGCGCCGTCAGCGGTGCGCAGGATGATCGGGCTGCCGTCGTGACCGGATTTCTCGTAGTATTCCTTGGCCTTCTCGGGATCATACGTGCGCTGCGGGCGGGTGTCGTCGAACAGCGGGTAGGACGAGTTGATCGGGATATCGTTGCCGACCGTGCCGTAGCCCTGCAGGATCTTGTCGACCATCTCCTCGCGGTTGATGGCGTATTTTAGCGCCATGCGCAGGTCGGCATTGTCGAAGGGCGGGGTGTCGCAATGCATGATGAAGACATAGTGCCCGCGACCCGCCACGCTCTTCACCTCGAGACCCGGCGCGCGGCCGAGCAGCCCGGCCACCTTCGGCGCGACCTGGTTGATGATGTGCACCTGGCCCGACTGCAGCGCGGCGTTGCGCGCGGTGCCGTCGTTGATCACGGCAAATTCGACGCCGTCGAAATGGCCGCGGCTGTCGTCCCAATAGTCCGCGAACTTTTCGAAGGTGTAGCGCAC contains these protein-coding regions:
- a CDS encoding ABC transporter substrate-binding protein, with protein sequence MTDQTKTSTYQRFARKGLSRRTLLGRASVLGLGALIGGSVPFSAALAQEPVKGGILKMGLGGGESTESLDPAMALAQVAFNVTRTFGETLLDVNPDGSLDMRLATDVSSSPDAKTWTFAIREGVKFHDGSDLTAEDVLETMRRHSDEDSQSGALGIMKGITGMRVEEGNFIVELADANADLPYLMSDYHLVIQPNGGRDNPAAGIGTGPYRVVEAEPGVRYTFEKFADYWDDSRGHFDGVEFAVINDGTARNAALQSGQVHIINQVAPKVAGLLGRAPGLEVKSVAGRGHYVFIMHCDTPPFDNADLRMALKYAINREEMVDKILQGYGTVGNDIPINSSYPLFDDTRPQRTYDPEKAKEYYEKSGHDGSPIILRTADGAFPGAVDAAQLFQESARACGIPLEISREPDDGYWSDVWNVEPFCASYWSGRPVQDQMYATAYLSTADWNDTRFDNADFDAKLIAARGELDQDKRRQLYREMADILADEGGLICPMFNDFIEGVSDQIRGWEESGVLELMNGLAPHKCWLA
- a CDS encoding ABC transporter permease: MNAYIAKLVAQRIALGLLLIFLVSIMIFLGTQILPGDVAQAILGQTATPESLANLREELGLNVPATQRYVTWLAGILQGDLGTSLSNGRDIAGAISERLGNTLFLASWAALISVPLAIILGLVSVLYRGRWPDKLISAATLSAISVPEFMMSYILMYYVAVQLGWAPSVAMLNDRMSLLEKLHAISLPVAVLVMVVLAHMMRMTRAALLNVMQSAYIETAELKGIRRSAVIWRHAFPNSIAPIVNVVMLNMAYLVVGVVVVEVVFVYPGMGQYLVDHVSKRDVPVVQACGLIFAAVYIVLNMVADIVSILANPRLRHPK